From the Theobroma cacao cultivar B97-61/B2 chromosome 2, Criollo_cocoa_genome_V2, whole genome shotgun sequence genome, one window contains:
- the LOC18610057 gene encoding gibberellin 2-beta-dioxygenase 8 — MIHSDPPLLNHYGALLCRSTQCDEPQSRLIMEECQLPLIDLRGLSSRDEMVRKACAAAIYRASSEWGFFQVVNHGISPRLLEKMRSEQVKLFQTPFERKASCRLLNNSYTWGTPTATCPKQFSWSEAFHVPLTKVSDEACYGEFTSLREVMTEFAAAMSKLARLLAGVLTENLGHGKEVIDNICDESTCFLRLNHYPACPISPEISGLVPHTDSDFLTILCQDQVGGLQLTKDSKWVTVKPNQDALIVNIGDLFQAWSNDVYKSVEHKVVTNAKMERYSIAYFLCPSFDSSIGSFREPSVYRKFTFREYRDQVQEDVRKTGYKVGLPRFLLKGTEDFTRSNKESNTRLYIPSITANS, encoded by the exons ATGATCCACTCAGACCCACCTCTCCTTAACCATTATGGAGCTCTTTTATGCCGCTCAACTCAATGTGATGAACCTCAAAGCCGGCTTATCATGGAAGAATGCCAACTTCCGTTAATAGACCTTAGGGGTCTAAGCAGTCGCGACGAAATGGTGAGAAAAGCTTGTGCTGCAGCCATTTATAGAGCATCATCAGAATGGGGTTTTTTCCAAGTGGTGAACCATGGCATTAGCCCTCGGCTACTCGAGAAGATGAGGAGTGAACAGGTGAAGTTGTTCCAAACACCCTTTGAAAGGAAAGCTAGTTGTAGACTTCTGAATAATTCTTACACGTGGGGAACTCCTACGGCCACTTGTCCTAAGCAATTCTCCTGGTCTGAGGCTTTCCATGTCCCTCTTACCAAGGTTTCAGATGAAGCTTGTTATGGAGAGTTTACGTCTTTAAG GGAAGTGATGACAGAATTTGCAGCTGCCATGTCAAAACTGGCAAGACTTCTTGCAGGGGTTCTGACAGAAAATTTGGGCCATGGAAAGGAAGTGATCGACAATATATGTGACGAAAGCACTTGCTTCCTTCGCCTGAACCACTACCCGGCCTGTCCAATATCTCCGGAGATTTCTGGTTTAGTGCCCCACACTGACAGCGATTTCCTAACAATCCTTTGTCAAGATCAGGTAGGAGGACTTCAACTCACGAAGGACTCCAAGTGGGTGACTGTCAAACCTAACCAAGATGCTCTTATAGTCAACATTGGAGACCTCTTCCAG GCATGGAGCAATGATGTTTACAAAAGCGTGGAGCATAAGGTGGTGACCAATGCAAAGATGGAGAGATACTCAATAGCTTATTTCCTGTGCCCCTCTTTCGATTCCTCCATCGGGAGCTTCAGAGAACCTTCCGTTTACAGAAAATTTACCTTCAGGGAATATAGAGACCAAGTTCAAGAAGATGTAAGAAAAACTGGCTATAAGGTTGGCCTTCCAAGGTTTCTACTTAAGGGCACAGAGGATTTTACAAGAAGTAATAAGGAGTCAAATACCAGACTATATATCCCAAGCATCACAGCCAACAGTTAA